DNA sequence from the Lycium barbarum isolate Lr01 chromosome 5, ASM1917538v2, whole genome shotgun sequence genome:
cataacaaaagcacaaaattcttacctttccttcaagttcttcacttgccactaaagttgtcctcttggcaagataattataccaagttgtagagaatcttgcacttggcAAGATTGCAACAAAATTagaattcttgaatcaagattgaagctccaaggatttttttcttttttctttctttctttttctctctagccgaattggcttctttcttttcttgttcttggtttttcttgtttattcttgaatgttctatagatTAGGATAATTATATAAGgtcacatggaatttaattaatccatgggcttggatcaatggtgtgggcggttgggcccttaaatttgggcctcactttcttattatttttttttgagtccaattggctttattttgtaattcatgaagcaagtttccaaaattcaaattttgcccttggcctccttccgtaattccacaccaacgtatttataaccaacacattcacaccaagaaatgtccaattgtggccttattcattacaagtcaatttatcttgaattttcgaataagcaaaaacgtcggatgtaacaattttaatcctctgacatgcactatctataatattccatttgaatagttgaaaacgagtttccttcttagtaatgactctcggttgcaatactcccttgattTCTGAGGAATATcatttcaagagatataagtgagtcactttcctaATGTGATCCTCCTGGATACTCGAACTCGTCGATCCTtgttcttgctcaataatggtattaagtctcacatggtttgcaaatctctcccgcttcctttcttccatatgaccatgataatggtattgattaaCATCTGTAGAATTTAGATAAATTCAATCCGAGATATCCTGTCGTAGGTGccctcgtcgactcattaaaggcttcataattctcgagaatttcataaccctttggtaaactgttggaaattcgctataaccAGAATGATACAAAATGAAAGTTCAAAGGCGTACTACTCTTCTGGTAGAACCCCCTTTATTTGATGGTCCCatcgaattcgtaagtaatctaacacacccgagggctatcgtaggaaacatataacatatacttatatcatattcaaaGTGATTGTCCTATTTTCCcgtaatgataattccaactcaacatttcgactcaatttaccatgTATTTTCCCTTAACTGGCCTGAAGTATCACAAACACACACTACAACAAATGTGTGATTTAGCGACGAAATTTTTAGCTACGGTTGAAAATTCGTCACTAATTATGCACTTTCCGTGACAAAAATTACATTTCGTTGTCAAATGCACGAGTCACATACTTTTGGTGATGAATGAAAAATTTCGTGGTTAAAGTTTTGTCTACGAAGCTTTCCCGCCAAAAAAATGAAATGGCGCCAATTATCGAGTAGTTTTAGCTACAAAATTGAGGGCATTGGCGACGATTAGTTTTGTCGCGAAGCTTTTTGACAATTTGTGACAAATCATTATTTGTCTTTAAATTCGCTTAAGTTTGGATACGAAAAGGTTTCATCACTAATAGTATGTAATCAAATTAGCGACATAATAATATTTGTAGTGCAATGGTGTAAACTTTGGCGCCAATTATCGGGTAGTTTTAGCTGCAAAATTGAGGACACTGGCGATGATTAGTTTTGTCGCGAATCTTGTTGACACTTTGTGACAAATCATTATTTGTCTTTAAATTCGCTTAAGTTTGTACATGAAAAGGTTTAGTCACTAATAGTATGTAATCAAATTAGCGACATAACAATATTTGTAGTGAAATAGTGTAAACTTTGGCGCCAATTATCGGGTAATTTTAGCTACAAAATTGAGGACATTGGCGACAATTAGTTTTGTCGTGAATCTTGTTAACAATTTGTGACAAATCATTATTTGTATTTAAATTCGCTTATGTTTGGATACGAAAAGGTTTCATCACTAATAGTATGTAATCAAATTAGCGACATAATAATATTTTTAGTGCAATGGTGTAAACTTTGGCGCCAATTATCGGGTAGTTTTAGTTGCAAAATTGAGGACACTGGCGACGATTAGTTTTGTCGCGAATCTTGTTGACAATTTGTGACAAATCATTATTTGTCTTTAAATTCTCTTAAGTTTGGATACGAAAAGGTTTCGTCACTAATAGAATGTAATCAAATTAGCGACATAATAATATTTGTAGTGAAATAGTGTAAACTTTGGCGCCAATTATCGGGTAATTTTAGCTACAAAATTGAGGACATTGGCGTCAATTAGTTTTGTCGTGAATCTTGTTGACAATTTGTGACAAATCATTATTTGTCTTTAAATTCGATTAAGTTTGGGTACGAAAAGGTTTCGTCACTAATTGTATGTAATCAAATTAGCGACATAATAATATTtgtaatgaattattttttagCCACGAATTTGAGTATATTGGTTACGATCAACTTCGTCGCTAATTTTTTTGAcaatttttgaaaaatcattaTTTGTCTTTAAATTCGATTAAGTTTGGATACGAAAAGGTTTCTTCACTAATTTTATGTAATCGAATTAGCGACATAATAATATTTTTAGTGAAATTGTGTAAACTTTAGCGCCAATTATCATGTAATTTTAGTCTCGAAGTTTGAGGCTATTGGTGATGATAAGTTTCGTCGTTAATTTAGTTGACAATTCGTGACAAATTATTATTTGTCTTTAAATTCGTTTATGTTTGGATACGCAAAGATTTCGTCACCAAAAAGCATCATATAGGATTTTTTTAGCCACAAATTTTGGGTTTTTTTAGCCACAAATTTTGAGATATGGTGATGATAAGCTTCATCGCTAATTTTATTGAGAATTCTTGACACACCATAATTCGTCTAAATTCGttcaagtttggatacaaaaAGGTTTCGTCACTAAAAAATATGTAATCAAATTAGAGACTTTATAAAATTTATAGTGAAATGGTGTAAACTTTAGCCTTTAACTGTATATTATTTGTTACCTTAGCTTTTGCACTAATTTTACTAATAGTATAGACAATAGTGATAACATAGATGAGACCATTTATGCCCTTATCCTAAAGGATCAGATTATGTCAAACATTTACCGAATGACATAAACATCCGAGGACAGAAACTCCCtcagggtgtgttcggtatggatgGAGgagtatgttttcttggaaaataagtgactttctacttattttcttatGTTCGGTTGGTTAGAGGAAAATAAGccattttcttacttattttctcatgtctGGTTGGTTAGTAGAAGACATTTTTGGTGGGGTGTTTGGGTCGGGGGGAAGGGGTGTATAAAACTAAAAAAAGAACTATTACATACGTTTTTGTTAAGttagtgggggtggggtgggttgAGGGGGGGAGggtgaaatatttttcaaaattttttactaaaagaacatgagaaaattggaactagttaaagaccaccaatttggagggcaaaaattaaagaccaccccccagCGAAGtgcaatcctgcaaattgtccCTCCAAAATTGATATATAGGCCCTCCTAACAAATGTTAGGACTAGTTCTTCGCTAAGTCGTATTAATAGATGAACAACAAATGTTAGAACTAGTTCCAAAATTGATATATAGGCCCTTTtagaagttctttttttttttttttggtttttaaaaGTTCTTGATCTTTGTAAATAAAAATTTTTCCCAAAATTGTGTTTTACATGTATTTATACCATGTAGAAACATCCGAGAACAGAAACTCCCTCACAGTGTGTTCGGTATGGATGGAGGagaatgttttcttggaaaatatgtgactttctacttattttctcatgttcggttggttagtgaaaaataagtgattttcttacttattttctcatgtctGGTTGGTTAGTAGAAGACATTTTTGGTGGGGTGTTTGGGTCGGCGGGAAGGGGGTgtataaaactaaaaaaataactATTACATACTTTTTTGTTAAGTTGGTGGgttgttttgggggggggggggggtgaaaatATTTGTCTAATTTTTTTACTaaatgaacatgagaaaattagaaCTAGTTGGGTCGCATCAATAAATATGAGTTGAGTAATTTAATTCACATTGAATTAAtatctggaccaaacatacattGCCATGTGGCTTTTTATAAAGCCCTATCTAGTCAACTTTTAGTTTTAGGGGCATTTTTAAGCCAAAAGATTTCGATGAAGACAGTTTTGGTCCAAATAGGTAGATGGAGGGGCATTTTTGAACCAATAAGTGGAAGGAAGATATTTTTTTAGCCAAATCCAATAGGTCAGGGATATTTTTGAGACTTttctcaaaagaaaaaaagggtaataACTTATGGGAATGAGCTCTTATGCCTCAATCCGTTTAACTTGCCTTCACCTCTTAAAACACTTCAAAGCAActtatttatttacttatatttaAATTAAACTTTTTATATAAACATCTTAACTTGATCCAAGAGGAAAGTACGGTCATACAACTCCTACCACTTCTCTACAACTTCTTCACTTCCTAAATTTTTGGGATAACCTGCACAACTCTTTAAATTGCTTTTTCTAATTCCCACAAAAAACAGAACCATCCGTAAAAATGACAAAAAGAATTGTATTTTGGCGCTTAGTTTCTAGGTTTTTGGTTCCAAATTGGATTTtagaagaatatatatatatgggacaAATGAAAAGGCTAATTGCAGAGAAAAGAAGGATTCCTAAGCTTGAGAAAGATACTAGGTCACTAGGTATGAATGActcctctttctttttatttgaaCAATGTTAAGCAGATTGTTTGTAATACTCATGTATCGAATAATTAATTCatggatttgatcttgttttctcttttttctaGAATTATGTATCTAGAAGAAATAAATCTATTGGAGGACTTGATTTAGAGGCTTGTGTATGTTCAGTTTCAGTTGAAATTCTCATTAGGGCGACAGAGAAGATTGAGTTAATAGGAAAAGAATTTAAAGAATGAACTCAAAAAAGCCTTATGGCGCAAAGAGAACTACACTCCAACACTTAAAATTGTGTTGCTAAGGATTTGAAATATGATTTTATAGATTCCAACTGCAGCTATCCTTTTTATGCGCATACTATGATATTTAGCAGGGATAAAAGCAAAGTGCTCATGGCACCAGGAGGACGTGTCTATAAGCAAAAAACACTTACTGGATAAACTATTTCAGTTACTCAATCTGTCGATGAGTCAAATAACCATACTCCTGCTACTACTACAGGTAATATCATTCCTTAGATTAATCAGTACATATTTATTAGTTACTTTTCTGGTTTGAAGTGAAAATTTAAACAATTAAGGCTTTCATTCATGTTAAACATTAACCATAATGTTCTGAATTGTAATATAGAAAATACTATAATGTATACACCACTATTTTGCAATTTAGATATTATTTGAACTGAGCTTTTCTTAATCAGACGATACAACTAGAATTAAGAAAGGTCGAGGAAAAACTAGGGGTAAAGGTCTCGAGAAGTTGAAGTCATATTTGGGGAAAAAGATGGTGTTGAGATCCCAGTTGGTAAAGGGAGGCCAGTTGAGGCAGTTTGTCACACcacaaccttactagggtgtgatgggcacccgaccccgtacTCGGAGCCGAGctaacccgctgactcttattacatacataatctcttcagactcttacatcaataagaaatgaaaaacatagtaaagctttcagaatctttcttcttcgttgttctcaaatcaaacgaaatctgtaattatatggaatttatagcataactcaggatgacacatcggctggtggagcccattacaataccgacactctatacccacgactctgtctgcaaagtctctaacgccAATCAAAAATCATAGCAcgcatactctgactcggcaacactccaggggcaaatggagcttgccaccTCCGCTGGAACAttttctataatagcttcaactcatctgggtgtacctgcgcggcatgaaacgcagcgtccataagaagggacgtcagtacaaacaatgtactgagtatgttaggcatgaatagtaacatagtaagggatgtaattacAAATCATAACAGgctagaaatatagagcatatcatgaggtaaaagagtaacctgtacatctgagtgcctcttagggcggatgccatgcatgcttagctttctttgaaaaacatttcttgttcatacatatagaaaatagaacacatcatgttgccgaggcgtcggcagtcGATCCATTTAActacatatgtcccgcgtccgggatgatatcatgtcatatacagatacatctatcgtgtgcatatcccagcgtctatagcgctctggccctttttcccatcttccccatatacataaaaatatatcatatacatatatcatgtaagcagcatgcaggagagcccaaagaatgttatgtctctatcggagtgacgtaaggtcggtaacctccgattatattatgggataatcatcatggctttgtctcaccttgaaggaacaattattataggatgagactagcaacgaataacagcgttgaGAGAACATggagtaagatcataaatctcgtaaggcgtcgcttcatatacatatgcacatagaacaaatttttaggACCCGacgggtacgtacataaatcgacacctgaaggcttagaaacaagtttcgggtcaatccgacttagtataagaaagttatgagcgtttgaagtacagaaccttctacgaacgttttagaagccatttttggaaaatcattcttatcatagtcatcatagaaatattctcatccttgacatcatcattgtcattgtgaaacatatccatcgttattgtcataagagcttataaaatcataaacctctgttttgataGAATACGGACaccttggaaaaacatttacgagttatcgggaagagaatcatgccgtggaatcataaacatctaacttttgaacacaacgaagatatggaaacaattatgaaatcataacatcggaatcatgcctttgaaagaaagggacgagccttaacatacctgctccacatcctattagctacgcttaattgtccaagctcgctatcgctagtctacattcaagaagattgacacaatcattagactcgtcatcatatacttgtcttaatccttcaaatgaattcatttataatctgccgaaatttcggcagcatctcccctataaatacaccatccccgaaaatctaactcggccaaatcatcaatcaacaatccgagaattcaactcgtccaaactatcaacaacaataccaacaatcataccaacaacatcaacaatcgattcaagacgcattctaacattaacaacctttgtcatacaattcaacggtatttcatttatattcaattcaattcacataacattcaaaacgacccaatcaacatactacttcacccgagaccttccaaactcaacgagaacaataacaacctatttccttctttcaaattcaaccacaacaacccaacctacaatcttccaacacatgtctcacttccaaattcatgaattatatttacaacctacacattagcaatatcatttctacaaatataagaaaccatactaatgttacactaacttcttccataatccacaaacaatcacaacttcatttccaacctttaaatcctcattttacatcataggatctaccacaacaacaatcaaactactaaataaaatcaattcatcacattctACCAACATGGCCGTACTCGGCCACAACCCAtatacacatatttcatgaatttcatccatttccacatactataacatgcacaaatcacccctaacacatgtgaaagaagattgaatacataccttcttcacttaactccttcattcggctaggcttatgaattgcccaaatgaatgctttgcttgttccaacaactactccatgttaataagggccttccatttagtagaaaagatagaagaaataatttttcttgatcaatttccatggcctcaattttttgagccatggccgaacactactatatctctttttttttttccaatgttctagagtcaaaatgatgagTTGCCCTTATTTTggtcatcaatatatatatatatatatatatatatatatacatatatggctctaccaacacaaggtggacacatgtccccttcttcctttttcttgaactttcttaaaaataaacaaagaagacaACTTATCTTCTCATGTAAGCTTTagtccacacatatatatataattagccctcgttaaataaaaatgtggacatatacctatatgccacacggccaacatggccccttcaagaatcttcttgaatattttgtgaaattcccattttgcccctagccttccacaatattagcatgaaccactttgtgaatttccctttctacccttagcctttctcaatatttccatactaataaacaacttgtacattaaaataattttggaaaatagtcttgcccttaacttaccacgacttcctttaaatatccgaatgtacgaaatacgggatataacacagttCAATCAGCAAAACTCTCTAATGAGTTAGGCATCATTGCACGGAATTTTCTTACGCTTCCAAACAAGTGGAAGGAACTCACAGTATAGGAAAAAGATGCTGCACTGATTAGATGCCACGTAAGATTTCTatatttttttgattttgttACGTTGTGATATGTTAGTGTCCAATATTTTAGTATATAATGGGATTTTGACTTTTATCTATGTTCCTTTAAAACTTATTTTTAGGAGAAGTTTGAAATTAATTTGGACGAGCATTAAGTCAAAGATAGTTGTGAGGATATCCTCAAAAATAGAAGTCGGCAGTGGCGctataaattaaaaagaaagttTGAAAGTGCAAACTCCGTGGAAGATGCTCGTAAAATTGAGGTTCCGGAATTGACCCTAGAAAACTGGAATACACTTTGTGACATGTGGTCATGTCCAGAGCATAAGGTGATCGATCCATATTCAAATAAATATACACTTCATTTGTTTCATTGCtatttaatttacttatatttaTATTGTCTTCGTAGAAACGATGTCAGGTAAACAAGGTCAATCGATCAAAACTTTAATATAATCATTTCATGGGGTCAAAAGTATTTGTAGCTGCTCGTGCTGAAATTGTAAGTTAtacaatttttcatttttttactgATGGTATTTAAATGCTGAAATTATTATTTGCGCCTTCCTTTTGTGAACAAGTACATTGTATTTGTTGTGTTTGGATAGGCCTGATTTTGTTTCTCCAGCATTTTGTATGATTGTACCCAATGTACAGAAGACTATGCACGCTCCTAGAAAATTGTTACAGTTTATCTACCAATCACTACTCTGCATAGTTGCGTGCTTACTTACTTTCTGCCTATGCAACCAATATGAAGTATATTTTTGTTGACATAAGCTCAACAAATGAAAGCCATAACTTTTGATATCTACACAATAAGTAGGAAAAGGAAACAAATATGTACTCTTTCAGGACATCTGTTGTTATTCTTGGTAATATTGGTGGATAGGCCTATCAGTTGTATCTTTCAGTTTTACCATCAACATGAGGTGATCTTCTTTAATTTGCTTATTCCAGTTGAAAATATCTCCTTGTTTTCATTGACAAAATACAACTTTTCGCTGGAGCTGATTGGACTGCATAATAACACAGTTCTCTTTTCAACTTTGTTGTTTCTTCATTTGTCTGATCAAGCTTGTGAAATTTCTTGTTGCTCCATAAAAGAGCTGAAGAAGGTtctcagtatatatatatgtataaaataaaaagttgaagAAAGCCCTCTTTGCCTCCCCGTCTATAGGGCAGAGTGCATGAAATGTGCTGTTACTTCTCGGTTAAGTACACAATGATACGATAGTAGCTTTTTCTTTCTGCAACTTATTTGATCAAGTTGGCTGGTATGAATGATAGTGTCCAGAGAGTACCCATGAATAGAACTAGAGAAAACCTTGCACACAACCGGTACTATTTGTTGTCAATACTAATattcatattttttatttattctgTAGGGTAAAACGGATGAAGGGGTAGAACCGGACAGAATTGAGTTCTACAAAGATACTCATTACTCAAGTGAAAAAGGCTGGTCATCTCAAGAAGCTAAAGATAACTATGtgagaaagaaaatattttagtcGCATATTCAATAGGATTTATTTGTTGTTATCATAACTTTTAAATAATACATTATTATTCTGCAGAACGACATGAATGATTCGAAAGCTCTATATAGCGAGGGAGATTCTATTATGACTATTGATGAAATTGTGGATGTTGTACTTGGTAAAAAGTCGGGATATTTAAAAGGTCTCGATTATGGTCCGAAACCTAATAATGCTCGAGCAACACAAAGGAGAACGACAGAGTTAGAAGACTCTCTTAGAAAGGCGAAAGAGGAAGCTGCCAATGCCCACGATGATTTACAAAAACGATTAAATGCAGCTGAAGTTGTGGTAGAAAATCAGCAAACTCAGATACAAGGCCAGCAGTCGCAGATACAATCATTAAATTCACAACTGAATACTCTATTGGCACGCCAAGATGATATTTCAAAACAACTACAACATTTTATGAGCTCTTCTCGATCAAGGTTAGAAGTAGTATAACTTTATATAATAAATCTcattataggttttttttttttttttagaaatagaCCGTACAAATGACATTTAAAGAGAGAACAATGGGCATGaagaagaaatcaaaagaaaagatTTGCATGTTGAATTTTTATATATAAAGGGTAGATGGTGTCTTAGTTATTTTAGATCAAACATGGCAGAGACATAAATTAAATCCATTATTATAAAAGCATATCCCTGTGTATTACTATCTCTGCATTTGTGTAGTATCTTGCTATTTTGctgtatgattttattttaaGCCGAAAGTCTATGGAAACAAACTCTCAACCCGGTCTACTTACATCTTACTCTCCCCAGACCCTACTTATAgaattacattgggtatgttgttgttgttgtataaaagCATATGTCCATAACTTGCGCGATATCAAACTTTTCACCATAAAATTACTATAATACATGAAAAGGTCGAAGGTACCTAAAGAGGGTTGGATCATTGGAAATAGTATTGGATATTTGAGAGATAGAAAAAAAGTTGATATGAAGAAGCAAATGTTCAACTTCTTCATAATCTCCATTGATCCCTATGTTCTTCAAGCCGTAGCCATAGGGATTTTCCAGTCCAGCACGTTATTTTTCTGAAGCTAGTTTAGAGAAAAAACCGTAGCTTTCATCTTCCATTGCTTTGATTACTTGTTGAGGGACACCATGGTTGATGATTTTGAAGAAACCAAAGTTTTCAGAGGCTTTAACAATGAGTTTTATAACAACTTTGTAGCTTTTAGCACCTAACTTTGTCTCATTTTCTTGATGCTGTGATCACTGAATCCTATCAAGTTATCCATTAAGGTACATTTAATAACTtcatatattttttcaaaattttatgttTCAAAATTCTATTGCTTATTTAACCAATTATAACTGCGGCTGGCCATAAATCATTGTAAATAGAATCGAAGTCCTACAATATATTTGAATTGTCTTTTGTTGTTTACTCTGTTTTCATGTTAGTTTGTGCCTGAACTAGTACTTTTCTGTTCGCTCCGTTTTATCTCTTCTTCATTTGTAAAAGATATTACATTTGTATCTACTTTCAATTACCAATTACCGAAACCGAACTTTGAAAATATCGAACCGAATaagaacgcccacccctaattaGCTTATACTTTTTACAAGAGTTTTAGTTTGTATGTTAGTTTGTTTATCTCATGATATCAAAGTATGAATTCAAATCTTatatttctctttcttcttttacACAGGTTGTGGAAGGTGGAAATCAAGAATAGTTCCTAGAGAAGTGTTACTACAATGGTATTTTGAGAAGAAACCTccacttttttctttgttttgttgATGTTTAGTATGTTTTACAGTTACACTTTCAAGTTGGATAACATTACTTAATATTAGTTTTTAGGAGTATTAGTTTTTCTTTTAGGAGTATGTCATGAGATAGCATCTCAATGTCTTTTTGGTAGTTCTTAATTACTATGTGACAGTGTTTAATTTTCTTATTATTTATCTTGCTTCTTTTAGTATGTTGTTCTTTTTAGTTTCTATAAAGCTCATTATAGAATAAACTACTCCATGCAATATATGAAGTTTAAGGTATTTATATACTATTAAataattgtaattttttttttataaattttcaaATTAACGGAAACCTAGCGAAATACAAATTCTAAACAGTATCATTACAATTAAAACGTCATCATTCTTGTAATTAGTGACAAAACATTTTATCCTTAAAAGCTTAACCTTTAGCGATGACTACATTGTACTTTTTTAGACGATCACATTTTCGTCATAAAAATATGACATTTAATGATGAGAATAATGTTTATCCCCAAAATTGCCTACTTATTACCTACA
Encoded proteins:
- the LOC132642568 gene encoding uncharacterized protein LOC132642568, whose protein sequence is MGSKVFVAARAEIGKTDEGVEPDRIEFYKDTHYSSEKGWSSQEAKDNYNDMNDSKALYSEGDSIMTIDEIVDVVLGKKSGYLKGLDYGPKPNNARATQRRTTELEDSLRKAKEEAANAHDDLQKRLNAAEVVVENQQTQIQGQQSQIQSLNSQLNTLLARQDDISKQLQHFMSSSRSRLEVV